From Laspinema palackyanum D2c, one genomic window encodes:
- a CDS encoding DUF4926 domain-containing protein: MSQPELFDIIELLVDLPNYHLRAGSQGAIVECFAAGEYEVEFANEEGETLELCTLSSEAFLVVWKASTKSWLSVSERLGAVLSRLSEERQQEVLEFARSVYSPGKTG; encoded by the coding sequence ATGAGTCAACCTGAGCTATTTGATATCATTGAACTCTTAGTCGATTTGCCAAATTATCATCTGCGGGCCGGAAGTCAGGGAGCGATTGTAGAGTGTTTTGCCGCAGGTGAGTATGAGGTAGAGTTTGCCAATGAAGAGGGAGAAACTCTTGAGTTATGTACCCTCTCCTCGGAAGCGTTTCTCGTAGTTTGGAAAGCGAGTACGAAGAGTTGGCTGTCTGTATCTGAGCGGCTGGGGGCTGTGCTTTCCCGGTTGTCGGAGGAACGTCAACAGGAAGTTTTAGAGTTTGCTCGATCTGTTTATTCTCCTGGGAAAACTGGATGA
- a CDS encoding DUF6883 domain-containing protein — MKLGDIVSRLVIDPRKLTEYALNPDNPKGSDKALMFERHLGFTQDNYQPLLQQILLQALETEAILQSTDKHGQRYQVDLEIRGIQEGQQEIVRTGWIVESESDAARLVTLYVRKRP, encoded by the coding sequence ATGAAACTTGGAGATATTGTCAGCCGTTTGGTTATCGATCCTCGCAAGCTGACAGAGTACGCACTTAACCCGGATAACCCCAAAGGATCTGATAAAGCCCTCATGTTTGAGCGTCATCTTGGATTTACTCAAGATAACTACCAGCCTCTACTGCAACAGATTTTGCTTCAAGCCTTAGAAACAGAAGCGATTTTGCAGTCCACAGATAAACATGGACAACGCTATCAGGTAGATTTGGAGATTAGGGGAATACAAGAAGGACAGCAAGAAATTGTCCGCACGGGGTGGATAGTTGAATCTGAGAGTGATGCCGCTAGATTGGTTACACTATATGTTAGGAAAAGACCATGA
- a CDS encoding ImmA/IrrE family metallo-endopeptidase yields the protein MKVIKPPRFIPKEKIEERAMDVIKRLEEKRTRSLWPIDAGYIAESLGLDMDCGNIPPDEQGAIAAMILPTEKKIVMNENNRNLPQGFEESSIAHEIGHWELHIDHDAVFQFVERRNRGIEAPVEPFLCRSSNTQQMMEWQAQYFAGCLLMPRSKLEQLQRRHNLTNWRHLYAMKEELGVTISNLTNRLQDLGWIYIPKGSKQIYRGKTVSK from the coding sequence GTGAAGGTAATCAAGCCGCCTCGGTTTATTCCCAAAGAAAAAATCGAGGAACGAGCGATGGATGTTATCAAACGATTAGAAGAAAAGCGAACACGCTCTCTATGGCCGATAGATGCAGGTTATATTGCCGAATCTCTGGGGTTGGATATGGATTGTGGCAATATCCCACCTGACGAGCAAGGTGCGATCGCCGCAATGATTCTGCCCACAGAAAAAAAAATCGTCATGAACGAAAACAATAGAAATCTCCCCCAAGGTTTTGAAGAATCTTCAATCGCTCACGAAATTGGACACTGGGAACTGCATATTGACCACGATGCAGTATTTCAATTTGTAGAACGCCGGAATCGAGGAATTGAGGCTCCCGTCGAACCATTTTTATGCCGCAGCAGCAATACTCAGCAAATGATGGAATGGCAAGCTCAGTATTTTGCCGGTTGTTTGTTGATGCCTAGGTCTAAATTAGAACAACTACAGAGGCGGCACAACTTAACGAATTGGCGTCATTTGTACGCAATGAAAGAGGAATTAGGTGTAACAATTTCCAATCTAACTAATCGCTTACAAGATTTAGGCTGGATTTACATCCCTAAAGGTTCTAAACAAATTTACCGGGGTAAAACAGTCTCTAAATAA
- a CDS encoding helix-turn-helix domain-containing protein, whose product MPKVTMLTTLVNMTNLTPFKDKVKIAYDVFINRDKTVSQTFGKLIRQVRKEKDYSQRELAKLIGVDYTYLSKLENDHAGYPPSEEVIGALARHLDLTEREDELRRLAGRITPEDARVFEELIKKYQEMPALLRRMRDEPDFAQKLLRENRRIEREEKHR is encoded by the coding sequence ATGCCTAAAGTGACCATGTTGACCACTTTGGTCAACATGACCAACTTAACCCCCTTTAAAGATAAAGTCAAGATAGCGTATGATGTTTTCATCAATAGGGATAAAACCGTGAGTCAGACTTTTGGTAAGCTTATTCGTCAAGTCCGCAAGGAAAAGGACTACAGTCAGCGCGAACTGGCGAAGCTGATCGGTGTCGATTACACTTACCTGTCCAAATTGGAGAATGACCATGCGGGTTATCCTCCTAGTGAGGAGGTCATTGGGGCATTAGCCCGTCACCTCGATTTGACCGAACGGGAAGATGAACTCAGACGCCTCGCAGGTAGGATTACTCCAGAGGATGCCCGTGTGTTTGAAGAACTGATTAAAAAGTATCAGGAAATGCCTGCTTTGCTTCGTCGGATGCGGGATGAACCTGACTTTGCACAAAAACTGCTGAGGGAAAATAGACGAATAGAACGTGAGGAGAAGCACAGGTGA